A part of Acropora palmata chromosome 6, jaAcrPala1.3, whole genome shotgun sequence genomic DNA contains:
- the LOC141884552 gene encoding transmembrane protein 107-like produces MFLGSLVVSRFLSLVAHFVVTVIIFLSKEANIKACLPIQYTDDEFSTKDMELIVGLSLTLVFLGVEFAGFIGGCSMFNGTASMLSIVAHSSAAISLSMFVIEEWDCDQFWYIFGFCSAFPVVIEICVLLGVLVFRADR; encoded by the exons ATGTTCCTTGGAAGTCTTGTGGTATCGAGATTTTTAAGTCTCGTTGCTCACTTTGTCGTGACcgttataatatttttgtcaaag GAAGCAAATATTAAGGCTTGTTTGCCAATTCAGTACACAGATGATGAATTTTCAACCAAAGATATGGA gttAATTGTAGGATTGTCTTTAACTCTTGTGTTTCTTGGTGTGGAATTTGCGGGATTCATTGGTGGTTGCTCAATGTTCAATGGCACTGCAAGTATGCTTT CCATTGTAGCTCATTCCAGTGCTGCTATTTCCCTGTCAATGTTTGTGATTGAAGAATGGGATTGTGACCAGTTTTGGTATATTTTTGGTTTCTGCAG cgCATTTCCGGTTGTCATAGAAATTTGTGTTCTTCTTGGAGTCCTTGTCTTCCGTGCAGACAGATGA